A segment of the Nostoc sp. TCL26-01 genome:
TAAGTATTTTGAAAACATAGATTTAAAGTCATTGGTCAATAGTCAATAGTCATTGGTCATTGGTCATTGGTCAATAGTCATTAGTCAATGGTCAATAGATTCTCTTATTGTCCCTCACTCCTCCACTCCCTCACTCCCTCACTCCCTACTCAGCACTTCCTCACTCTCCTTTTATGCTTCTTTTGTTTTGAATTTTGCATTGACTTGTCTTCGTTTCTTCTTCTTATTTAACAACGTCTACCAGGACAAACGCTAGACCCTGTAGCATCTCCACCAGAACCATTGATAGTGATTGGTCGTCCTGTAATTGGCGTACTGGGGGTTGATGGCGGGAGAAAGTTAGTTACGGGTGGTGTAGTTGTTGTCACTATCTGTAAATTCAGCGTGCCGGCTAGCTGAGAGTTAGTAAAAATGCGGATGGGAATACCTAAATTGAAACCCACCTTTTGACCATCCTTATCTCTTGCACCTCGTCCATGAATCCCTACCAAGCGTCCATTTTCATCTAGTACAGGCCCACCACTCATGCCTGGATAAGTAATATTGTTATAAATTAAAGCATAACCATCTTGAGGTCGGGTATTAGTACCGACAATGCGCCCATCGGGAACCAATACAGTGCGGTTTTCGATACCTTGTACTGGTTGTGGTGCGCCAGAAACATAAACAGTCGCTCCCTCCATCGTGGCTACATCGGAATTGCTAATAGTAGCGATTTTGTATCTTTGGTTACTGGTAAACTGGAGTACAGCTAAATCTGCTCCTGGTAGACGTTTGACCAAATTTGATGTGACTTGATAGAGATTTTGATCGTGAGTTTGGACTGTATAGGTTCCTGCTTGGTCTACAACGTGCCAGTTTGTCAACACAATGTAAGTGTTACCTTGCTGGTGAATTATCACTCCAGAACCAAGTTTTGGCCCGCCGATGAGGACTGTTACTTCTTTGGCAATATTACTTACGCCTTGCGGTGTTAATGATACAGCAATTTTCGCGGGAAAAAAGGCGATCGCTCCACCAATTACTACTGTCGCTAGTCTACTATCGAGCCTCATCATCTAATCAGCCTTATGTAAAGTTTGCGCTGCTTGTGGTATCATTTTTACCA
Coding sequences within it:
- a CDS encoding serine protease; its protein translation is MMRLDSRLATVVIGGAIAFFPAKIAVSLTPQGVSNIAKEVTVLIGGPKLGSGVIIHQQGNTYIVLTNWHVVDQAGTYTVQTHDQNLYQVTSNLVKRLPGADLAVLQFTSNQRYKIATISNSDVATMEGATVYVSGAPQPVQGIENRTVLVPDGRIVGTNTRPQDGYALIYNNITYPGMSGGPVLDENGRLVGIHGRGARDKDGQKVGFNLGIPIRIFTNSQLAGTLNLQIVTTTTPPVTNFLPPSTPSTPITGRPITINGSGGDATGSSVCPGRRC